The following nucleotide sequence is from Zea mays cultivar B73 chromosome 1, Zm-B73-REFERENCE-NAM-5.0, whole genome shotgun sequence.
AGCGACAAGCAGTAGTTGATCGTGGATAGTAGTTGATCGTGGATCCTGCTACAATCAATTTTTATGATTAGAACAGAGGTGGCCCAACATCTCCATTCGATGGTTTTGTCCTTTTTGAGCAATATATGTTGTCCTCCTAATTTGATGCAGGATGGTGTATGAAAGTAGGAGATCAAAAAGGCACCAAGAAGATGATGAGATTGATGATGACCTTGACCACATAATGGTTTTCATGTTGGGTGAATATCGTAAGAGGAAGAGTGAAGATGAACGCAAAAAGCGTCGAGGTTCAGTTTTTGGACATGAGGTATATGATCGCAGTAGAGGAGAAcatgatttaaaattattcaatGACTACTTTGCTGAGCATCCAACATATCCTGAGAAGTATTTCCGACAACGCTTTCGGATGAGTCGTCCTCTTTTCATGCGGATAGCTGAAGCTGTTAAACAACATGATCACTATTTTGCTCAGAAAAGAAATGCTGTCGGTGCTCTTGGGTTTTCTTGTCTTCAAAAGGTGACTGCAGCTTTTAGACAGCTTGCTTATGGTGTTCCAGCAGATTACGTTGACGAGTATTTGCGGATTGGAGAAAGCACATCTATCGAGAGCCTACGAAAATTTGTCAGAGCAGTGTGTGAGGTTTTTGGACCAGAGTATCTGAGACCACCATATGAAAGTGATACAGCTAGGTTGCTTGCTATTGGTGAACAATGTGGATTTCCTGGAATGATCGGTAGTGTTGATTGTATGCACTGGAAGTGGAAAAATTGTCCTACAGCTTATCAAGGCATGTATTGTGGTCATGTGAAAGAACCAACAATTGTACTAGAGGCTGTGGCGTCTACCGATTTATGGATATGGCATGCATTCTTTGGTCTACCAGGGTCTTTCAATGATATTAATGTCTTGCACAGATCCCATCTTTTTGACAGACTTGCTCAAGGGGAAGCCCCAACAGTTAACTATACAATTAACGGACACAATTATGACAAGGGTTACTATTTAGCAGATGGGATCTATCCTAATTGGTCAACCTTTGTGAAAACAATTAAGGCTCCCGCAAATTTGAAGGACAAAAATTATTCAGCAGCTCAGGAGTCCCAGAGAAAAGATGTTGAACGTGCATTTGGTGTATTGCAAGCTCGCTTTGCCATTGTTCGAGGGCCAGCTAGGTTCTGGGATAAAGCAACACTTACAGACATCATGAATTCTTGCATAAtaatgcacaatatgataatagaAGATGAACGGGACAAATGTCGTCTTGAGGCACCTTATGACAAGGGTGATGCTGAGACAAGGGGCTGGATTTCTCATGAAGGGACTTCCAATTTTTCATCGTTTGTTGACAAGCACAAAGAAATCCGAGATCCGCACATTCACAATCAACTACAACGAGACCTAGTGGAACATCTATGGGAGCGTCAAGGTCAACGTACTAGGCCGCAATAGTAATAATTTGTGTTGTAATCTATGATGTCAGACTATTTACATTTTTTCATCTGTCGAAGTTTTTATCTTCCATTAGCATCTTACACAGATCATGAAACTAAGACTGAAACTTTTATCCACATACATCTTCCAAAGTGAGTTCATGTAACAAAATAAACCGTGCA
It contains:
- the LOC103644999 gene encoding uncharacterized protein, with product MVYESRRSKRHQEDDEIDDDLDHIMVFMLGEYRKRKSEDERKKRRGSVFGHEVYDRSRGEHDLKLFNDYFAEHPTYPEKYFRQRFRMSRPLFMRIAEAVKQHDHYFAQKRNAVGALGFSCLQKVTAAFRQLAYGVPADYVDEYLRIGESTSIESLRKFVRAVCEVFGPEYLRPPYESDTARLLAIGEQCGFPGMIGEAPTVNYTINGHNYDKGYYLADGIYPNWSTFVKTIKAPANLKDKNYSAAQESQRKDVERAFGVLQARFAIVRGPARFWDKATLTDIMNSCIIMHNMIIEDERDKCRLEAPYDKGDAETRGWISHEGTSNFSSFVDKHKEIRDPHIHNQLQRDLVEHLWERQGQRTRPQ